GATGCAGATGCTTTAAATATAATTTCGGAAAATTCCGAACATTTAAAACTCCTTCCAAAGAAATCAATTATTACTCCTCATCCAAAAGAATTTGAGCGACTTTTCGGACAAACTCAGAACTCTTTTGAAAGATTAAGACTTGCCCGACAAAAAGCCGAGGAATTACAGATTTTCATTGTTCTGAAAGATCATCATACGCAGGTTATTACTCCCCAAAATCAAGTGTATTACAATATCACGGGAAATTCTGGAATGGCGAAAGGCGGAAGCGGAGATGCCTTGTTAGGAATTATAACGGCTCTTTTAGCGCAAGGTTATTCGTCACAACATGCTGCAATTTTCGGAGTTTGGCTCCACGGAAAAGCAGGAGATTTTGCTGGAGAGAAGTTTTCCAAAGAAGCCATGTTACCCTCTGATTTAATTGAAGAGATTGGAAATGTATTTAAATTTTTGGCCAAAAAAAATCCTTCCGATTGATGGAAGGATGATTTGAGTTGTACTTCTATTAGGACTTATTCAGGTTTAGAATTTTCCTCTTCTGTTATCATTCTGTTTTTTGAGGTGAACATAATGACAAATCCTGCGATCATAAAAGGAATCGATAGGACCTGTCCCGTATTTAGTCCTGCAAATTGAATAAATTCATCGCCTTGAGGTTCTTTCAAATACTCTACAAAGAAACGTACGGCCCAAAGAATAATAAAGAAAAGGCCAAATAACCAGCCTTGCTGATATTTTTTGTTCGTGTAACGGTATAAGATCCACAACAGAATAAATAATAAGAAATAACCGCCTGCTTCAAAAAGTTGCGTGGGATAACGCGGCACAATCGGTCCATATTCCGAACTTTGCTGTGGAAAGAGGATGGCAAATGGAGAGTTTTCCGGTGCGGGTTTACCAATAATTTCTGAATTAAAAAAGTTTCCAATTCTTACAAATGCGCCTCCCAAAGCCACTGGAATTCCAATTCTGTCATACACCCAGAAAGGATTTTTCTTGATGATCTTATAGGCATAATATAAGGTAGTGAAAATAAGTGCAATGGTCGCTCCATGGCTTGCAAGTCCCGAAAATCCTGTGAATTCAAGTTCAGGTTTTGTACGGATTGGTAAAAATACGGACCAGAAATCTTGTTTGAAAAGCTCGGGCTGATAAAAAATAACATGACCCAAACGCGCTCCCAAAATAGTTCCAATTAAGGTGTAAGTGAACAAAGGTTCTACATATTTTTCGTTGACATTATCAATTTTGTAGATTCTTGTCATCAACGCAAACCCAAGTCCGAAAGCGAAAATAAACATTAAACTGTAATAGTGAAGCGTCACCGGTCCTAAATGAATTCCTGTGGAAGGATCCCAGGTTGAGTATAATAATGTCAGCATATATTTCTAAGAATTTAATTTTTAAAATTTAATGTTCAGTTTTATCTTGTTTCACTTTTGGCGGAACAGGATCATAACCTTCACCACCCCAAGGATGGCATCTGGCAATTCTTTTCGAACCCAGCCATAAACCTTTAATCGCCCCATGAACTTTTAGTGCTTCCACCATATAATGGGAACATGTTGGCTCATATCTGCAGTTTTTTGGCAAAAGAGGAGAGATGAACCACTGATAAAATTTAATCAGTATAAGAAGCGGGAAAGTAATGATTTTGTTGAACATTGCGTTGCAAAAATAACTAAATAGTTTAAATTTGCTTTAAGTTTTGTATTTAAACTTATTACTACTCCCTTTCTTATTGTTTAATCCTGAATCTTTAAGCTTTGAATTCTAATTCACCTCTTGCCGAAAAACTAAGACCGAAAACGCTGGACCAAGTTTTGGGACAGGAACATTTAACGGGCGAAAATGGACCAATTCGAAAGATGTTGGAGAATGATACTTTAAATTCTCTGATATTTTGGGGACCGCCAGGTACAGGAAAAACAACTTTGGCAGAAATTATTTCTGAAACCTCAGGACGAAAGTTTTATAAGCTTTCTGCCGTTTCAAGCGGTGTTAAAGATGTACGTGATGTGATTACGGAAGCCAAAAAGCAAAATCTTTTTTCAGGAAAATCGCCGATACTTTTTATTGATGAGATTCACAGATTTAACAAGTCTCAGCAGGATTCGCTCTTGCATGCGGTTGAAAAAGGTTGGGTCGTTCTCATGGGCGCCACTACAGAAAATCCCAGTTTTGAAGTTGTTTCTGCCTTGCTTTCGCGATCGCAGGTTTATGTGCTGAAAGCTTTGCCTTATGAAAAGCTGGAGGAACTCATCGAAATCTCTTTAAATCAATATAATCAGGAAGCGAATACTAATTTTAGTATTAAAGATCATGAAGCATTGATTCAATATTCTGGTGGTGATGCGCGTAAGTTGATTAATGCAGTGGAAAATGTATTGAATCAATTCAAAAATTCTGATAAAAAGGAGATTGACAATCAGGATGTTCTTTCTGTATTGCAGGAAACCATGGCGCTTTATGATAAAAATGGGGAGCAGCATTACGATATTATTTCTGCTTTCATCAAATCAATGCGGGGTTCTGATCCTAATGCAACGGTGTACTGGCTCGCCCGAATGCTGGTGGGAGGTGAAGACATTAAATTCATCGCAAGAAGAATGGTCATTTTGGCGGCTGAAGATATTGGGTTGGCAAATCCTAATGCGCTGATTATGGCAAACAACTGTTTTCAGGCCATCAATGTAATCGGTAATCCTGAAGCGCGAATCATCTTAAGTGAAACGGCCGTTTATCTTGCGGTTTCGCCCAAAAGTAATTCAACCTATGTGGCCATCAATGATGCGATTGCTCATGTTAAAAAAACCGGAAACCTTCCCGTTCCTTTGCATTTAAGAAACGCTCCAACCAAATTGATGAAAGATTTGGATTATGGTAAAAATTATGGATATGCCCATTCCCACGAAGGTAATTTTGTGGATTTAGAATTTCTGCCGGAGGAAATTAAAGGCAGCCAATTTTACGTGCCCGGAAAAAACTCCACTGAAAACAAGATCGCAGAGCAACTCAAAAAGAAGTGGAAAGATAAATATTAATTTTACAAAAGATATTTCTGCTCATTTTCTTAAAATAATATTAAACAATCTACACTCTAGAAATATTCATTGATATAATAGAAGTTTCTATATAATTTAGTCGATGACGTAGAAATGCAAGTTTTCTTAACTTTTAAGTAGTCGTTTGTTTCATTTTTACCCAAAAAAAATCCATCTCATTGTTGAACGCGACGGATTATTTTTTTTCGTAGAAAACCTTTCTCGAAATCCCTATAATTCATTCATTAATGAAGCTGAAACGGACATTTGTGGAATTCCGTATACCTGCGACTTTGCTCGGACGGAGACAATTTTCTTAATGTAATTTAAATCCTTGGCTTCATCGATGGTCATATCTTTGAATTCGTAAATTTTAACCACATTATTTTCATTAAAAGACTGCGTAATATCTTTCAATTCTTCTTCCGTACGGACTGCAACACTTGTTATTAACGTGTCAGTATTAGGACGATCATATGACTCAGATCCAAACAAGGAATTCCAAACATTTTTCTTTCTTTCTGAAAGATTTCTTTTGTAGACAATGAAATCATCCTGCTTAAATCCTGATTTTTCTAATCCGTAAGAAACTCTGGTGATGCTTTCCTCGTTCGGAAAAAGACCAACTATTGTGTAATCCATTTTGTTTATATTTTTATTGTTAGATTCTATACAAACTTACGATGGAATTGTTTCATAAAACTTTAATTTGGTAAAATTAACAGAAACTTGATAATTATCAGCAAATTAATTATTAATATCATAATCTTGCTATAGTTTCAAAAATAGTCAAATCAAATTCTTATATTTACCCTTGTCGAATTTTTAAAATAATTTTAAAATGAATGTTTTGCTTGCCTCAACTTCCACTTTATTTGGTGGGAAGTATCTGGAATATATTACGGACGAAATTAAGGAACTTTACAACGGGATCAATGAGATTGTTTTCATTCCTTTTGCCAGACCCGGCGGTATCTCTCACGATGATTATACTGCGAAAGCTAAAGCGTTTTTTGAAGAAATCAATATTAGAATCAAAGGATTGCATGAATTTGATGATCAAATCGAAGCAGTGAATAATGCGCAAGGCTTTTTTACAGGAGGTGGAAATACTTTTTTACTGGTAAAAACTTTGCATGAAAAGGGTCTGATGTCTGTTTTAAAAGAGAATGTAGAAAAAGGGAAACCTTATTTGGGAACAAGTGCAGGTTCTAATATTGGCGGACAGAATATCAAAACCACGAACGATATGCCAATTGTTTATCCGCCAAGTTTTGAGTGTATGGGATTGGTTCCTTTCAATATTAATCCGCACTATTTGGATCCTAATCCGGACTTAAAGCATAATGGGGAAACGCGTGAAACACGTATTCAGGAATTTTTGACCCAAAATGATACGAAAGTAATCGGACTTCGAGAGGGAAACTGGATTCGTAAAATAGGAAATCGCATTACGGTAGAAGGAGATCAGGAAACAAGAATTTTTGAAAAAGATAAAGAACCGTATGAAATAAAATCCGGCACGGAATTATAAATTTTCCTGCCAGTTTTTTTCGATGAGGTTCATTAAAAATTCCGGACATTTTATGACTTTGTTTGTTTTGGAATCCAGAAAAAATAGAGTCGTTTTTGCCTCCGTAATTTTTTGTTTAGACGGATTATAAATTTCATACTCAAATTCAATTTTCACACCCGGAATTTTTCTGATGAAAGTATGAATTTCGAGATTTTGATCGTACAATGCTGGTTTTAAATACTTAATGCTGAATTCCGAAACCGGTAACCAAATTCCGCGCTCTTCAATCTCATCGTACGGCATTCCCAGTTCGCGAAAAAGTTCTACTCTCGCCACTTCAAAATAAGTAGCGTAGTTGCCATAATAGACGTATTTCATAGGGTCGGTTTCGGCGTAACGTACTCGTATTGTGTGAGTTGTGTGTATCATGTTCAGTATT
This DNA window, taken from Kaistella carnis, encodes the following:
- the lgt gene encoding prolipoprotein diacylglyceryl transferase encodes the protein MLTLLYSTWDPSTGIHLGPVTLHYYSLMFIFAFGLGFALMTRIYKIDNVNEKYVEPLFTYTLIGTILGARLGHVIFYQPELFKQDFWSVFLPIRTKPELEFTGFSGLASHGATIALIFTTLYYAYKIIKKNPFWVYDRIGIPVALGGAFVRIGNFFNSEIIGKPAPENSPFAILFPQQSSEYGPIVPRYPTQLFEAGGYFLLFILLWILYRYTNKKYQQGWLFGLFFIILWAVRFFVEYLKEPQGDEFIQFAGLNTGQVLSIPFMIAGFVIMFTSKNRMITEEENSKPE
- the yidD gene encoding membrane protein insertion efficiency factor YidD, whose translation is MFNKIITFPLLILIKFYQWFISPLLPKNCRYEPTCSHYMVEALKVHGAIKGLWLGSKRIARCHPWGGEGYDPVPPKVKQDKTEH
- a CDS encoding replication-associated recombination protein A, translating into MNSNSPLAEKLRPKTLDQVLGQEHLTGENGPIRKMLENDTLNSLIFWGPPGTGKTTLAEIISETSGRKFYKLSAVSSGVKDVRDVITEAKKQNLFSGKSPILFIDEIHRFNKSQQDSLLHAVEKGWVVLMGATTENPSFEVVSALLSRSQVYVLKALPYEKLEELIEISLNQYNQEANTNFSIKDHEALIQYSGGDARKLINAVENVLNQFKNSDKKEIDNQDVLSVLQETMALYDKNGEQHYDIISAFIKSMRGSDPNATVYWLARMLVGGEDIKFIARRMVILAAEDIGLANPNALIMANNCFQAINVIGNPEARIILSETAVYLAVSPKSNSTYVAINDAIAHVKKTGNLPVPLHLRNAPTKLMKDLDYGKNYGYAHSHEGNFVDLEFLPEEIKGSQFYVPGKNSTENKIAEQLKKKWKDKY
- the pepE gene encoding dipeptidase PepE, which codes for MNVLLASTSTLFGGKYLEYITDEIKELYNGINEIVFIPFARPGGISHDDYTAKAKAFFEEINIRIKGLHEFDDQIEAVNNAQGFFTGGGNTFLLVKTLHEKGLMSVLKENVEKGKPYLGTSAGSNIGGQNIKTTNDMPIVYPPSFECMGLVPFNINPHYLDPNPDLKHNGETRETRIQEFLTQNDTKVIGLREGNWIRKIGNRITVEGDQETRIFEKDKEPYEIKSGTEL
- a CDS encoding acyl-CoA thioesterase, yielding MIHTTHTIRVRYAETDPMKYVYYGNYATYFEVARVELFRELGMPYDEIEERGIWLPVSEFSIKYLKPALYDQNLEIHTFIRKIPGVKIEFEYEIYNPSKQKITEAKTTLFFLDSKTNKVIKCPEFLMNLIEKNWQENL